In Duganella zoogloeoides, a single genomic region encodes these proteins:
- a CDS encoding glycosyltransferase family 4 protein — MRVLHFYKTYYPDSWGGVEQAIRQMCVGTGRLGVDNTVLTLGRHPGPARMDFEGHVVHRARQNFEIASTGFSVGAIGQLAQLARQADVVHYHFPWPFMDLAHFMARVDKPSVVTYHSDIVRQKNLLRLYAPLKRRFLRSVDAIVATSPNYLASSPVLQQFADKTRVITFGLDKAGYRQPPAAVTDKWRARFGERFFLFVGVLRYYKGLHILLDALAHPENSRYPVVIVGAGPIEQELRQHAARLGLQHVHFVGAVDEDDKIALLQACYAMVFPSHLRSEAFGISLLEGAMFGKPMISSEIGTGTTYINIDHETGLVVPPDDAPALGAAMRALWDDPALAADMGRRAEARYRELFTAERMALNYHALYKELATI, encoded by the coding sequence ATGCGCGTCCTGCACTTCTACAAAACCTATTATCCCGACTCGTGGGGCGGGGTGGAGCAGGCCATCCGCCAGATGTGCGTGGGTACTGGCCGCCTCGGCGTGGACAACACCGTGCTCACGCTTGGCCGCCACCCGGGACCGGCACGCATGGACTTCGAAGGCCACGTGGTGCACCGCGCGCGGCAAAACTTCGAGATCGCGTCCACCGGCTTTTCGGTCGGCGCCATCGGCCAGCTGGCGCAGCTGGCGCGCCAGGCCGACGTCGTGCATTACCACTTTCCGTGGCCGTTCATGGACCTGGCGCACTTCATGGCGCGGGTGGACAAGCCCAGCGTGGTCACGTACCACTCCGACATCGTGCGCCAGAAAAATCTGCTGCGCCTGTACGCGCCGCTCAAGCGCCGCTTCCTGCGCAGCGTCGATGCGATCGTCGCGACTTCTCCCAATTACCTGGCCTCGTCGCCGGTGCTGCAACAGTTCGCCGACAAGACCCGCGTGATCACTTTTGGCCTCGACAAGGCCGGCTACCGCCAGCCGCCGGCGGCAGTGACCGACAAGTGGCGCGCGCGCTTCGGCGAACGCTTTTTCCTGTTCGTGGGCGTGCTGCGCTACTACAAGGGCTTGCACATCCTGCTCGACGCGCTGGCCCATCCTGAAAATTCTCGCTATCCGGTGGTGATCGTCGGCGCCGGACCGATCGAGCAGGAACTCAGGCAGCACGCCGCGCGCCTCGGACTTCAGCACGTGCATTTCGTCGGTGCGGTGGACGAGGACGACAAGATCGCGCTGCTGCAGGCGTGCTACGCGATGGTGTTCCCGTCGCACCTGCGCTCGGAGGCGTTCGGCATCTCGCTGCTGGAAGGCGCCATGTTCGGCAAGCCGATGATCTCGAGCGAGATCGGCACCGGCACCACCTACATCAATATCGACCACGAGACCGGGCTGGTTGTGCCGCCCGACGATGCGCCAGCCCTGGGCGCGGCCATGCGCGCACTGTGGGACGACCCGGCCCTCGCCGCCGACATGGGCCGGCGCGCCGAGGCGCGCTACCGCGAGCTGTTCACGGCCGAACGCATGGCGCTGAACTACCACGCGCTTTACAAAGAGCTGGCCACCATTTGA
- a CDS encoding response regulator transcription factor yields MRCLVIEDEAETSNYICKGLREAGYLVTACATGPDGLDYAIAEEWDIIILDRMLPGRIDGLSIVDKLRALGKHTPVIIVSALSTIDARVTGLRGGADDYLPKPFAFSELLARVEALLRRSAPGADSTQLQVADLKLDLRTMRVTRGAKVITLQPREYRLLEYLMRNENQVVTRTMLLESVWDYHFDPQTNVIDVQISRLRAKVDKDFPVMLIHTLRGVGYRMGATAPGDSDGGERALG; encoded by the coding sequence GTGCGCTGCCTGGTCATCGAAGATGAAGCCGAAACCTCGAACTACATCTGCAAGGGCTTGCGCGAAGCGGGCTACCTGGTCACGGCCTGCGCCACCGGCCCGGACGGACTCGATTACGCCATCGCCGAGGAATGGGACATCATCATCCTCGACCGCATGCTGCCGGGCCGTATCGACGGCCTGTCCATCGTCGACAAGCTGCGCGCGCTGGGCAAGCACACGCCGGTCATCATCGTCAGCGCCCTGTCCACCATCGACGCCCGCGTGACGGGCCTGCGCGGCGGCGCCGACGATTATTTACCGAAACCGTTCGCATTTTCCGAACTGCTGGCGCGGGTGGAAGCGCTGCTGCGGCGCAGTGCGCCCGGCGCCGACAGCACCCAGCTGCAAGTGGCAGACCTCAAGCTCGACCTGCGCACCATGCGCGTCACGCGTGGCGCCAAGGTGATCACGCTGCAACCGCGCGAGTACCGGCTGCTCGAGTACCTGATGCGCAACGAGAACCAGGTGGTTACCCGCACCATGCTGCTCGAATCGGTGTGGGACTACCACTTCGACCCGCAGACCAATGTCATCGACGTCCAGATCAGCCGCTTGCGCGCCAAGGTGGACAAGGATTTCCCGGTGATGCTGATCCACACCCTGCGCGGCGTGGGCTACCGCATGGGCGCCACCGCGCCCGGCGACAGCGACGGCGGGGAGCGCGCGCTTGGCTGA
- a CDS encoding aminotransferase class I/II-fold pyridoxal phosphate-dependent enzyme — protein sequence MHDLTDIAHWLQHHPVHHDSAVHTTLPDPTFISGGQEVVSFSTNNYLALANHPRLVAAAKRGLDRYGVGNCESRLLGGDLEVYRELEARLGALKHKSDAVLFVTGYMTNIGVLSSIVKAATLARLHGFRAKKRHKYAYYSDEYNHISIREGIQMSGALRYNYRHCDMNHLESLLQAGAQEGTTPIIVSDGVFSMEGTIAPLPDLVALAERFGALLYIDDAHATGILGANGGGTSEHFGCYSQNIMQMGTLSKALGSIGGFVAVERDVADVIRLTSSAYGFTCPPPPDQAAALLAALDLLEEEPERRQRLWDNQRYFIEQMAPLGYTIISTATPILPVLIGDAETCQRYAIELRREGIHVDAIQFPAAPVGQARLRFMMNAGHTFRQIDHVVAVMARLAGRQVRLVA from the coding sequence ATGCATGATCTGACCGATATCGCCCACTGGCTGCAGCACCATCCGGTGCACCACGACTCCGCCGTCCACACCACGCTGCCCGATCCCACGTTTATCAGCGGCGGGCAGGAAGTGGTGTCCTTCAGCACCAACAACTACCTGGCGCTGGCCAACCACCCGCGGCTGGTGGCGGCGGCCAAGCGGGGCCTCGATCGCTACGGCGTGGGCAACTGCGAGTCGCGCCTGCTGGGCGGCGACCTGGAGGTGTACCGCGAGCTCGAAGCACGCCTGGGCGCCCTCAAGCACAAGAGCGACGCGGTGCTGTTCGTCACCGGCTACATGACCAATATCGGCGTGCTGTCGTCGATCGTCAAGGCGGCCACGCTGGCGCGCCTGCACGGCTTCCGCGCCAAGAAGCGCCACAAGTACGCGTACTACTCGGACGAGTACAACCACATCAGCATCCGCGAAGGGATCCAGATGTCGGGCGCGCTGCGTTACAACTACCGCCACTGCGACATGAACCATCTCGAATCGCTGCTGCAGGCGGGCGCGCAGGAAGGCACCACGCCGATCATCGTCAGCGACGGCGTGTTCAGCATGGAAGGCACGATTGCGCCGCTGCCCGACCTGGTGGCGCTGGCCGAACGCTTCGGCGCGCTGCTGTACATCGACGACGCCCACGCCACCGGCATCCTCGGCGCCAACGGCGGCGGCACCTCGGAGCACTTCGGCTGCTACAGCCAGAACATCATGCAGATGGGGACCCTGAGCAAGGCGCTCGGTTCGATCGGCGGCTTCGTGGCGGTGGAGCGTGACGTGGCCGACGTGATCCGCCTGACCAGCTCCGCCTACGGCTTCACCTGCCCGCCACCGCCGGACCAGGCGGCGGCGCTGCTGGCCGCACTCGATCTGCTGGAAGAGGAACCGGAGCGGCGCCAGCGCCTGTGGGACAACCAGCGCTACTTCATCGAGCAGATGGCGCCGCTGGGCTACACCATCATCTCGACCGCCACGCCGATCCTGCCGGTGCTGATCGGCGACGCCGAAACCTGCCAGCGCTACGCCATCGAGTTGCGGCGCGAAGGCATCCACGTCGATGCGATCCAGTTCCCGGCCGCGCCGGTGGGACAGGCGCGGTTGCGGTTCATGATGAACGCCGGCCACACCTTCCGCCAGATCGACCACGTCGTTGCCGTGATGGCGCGCCTGGCCGGGCGCCAGGTGCGGCTCGTGGCCTAA
- a CDS encoding glycosyltransferase family 4 protein, whose protein sequence is MTGAVTPLRVGLSTTTIEPALTGGRFDGIGVFTRALLDHLPGAGVDVVPFSFAPPGGLQKLSAGRALPLSFPVATLGDMLLPSGAYLDVSRTLTSDGAAPLDLFHATDYRIVRMDCPVVATLHDALPISHPQWCNPKWRRLKNWLQIRAARKAQHVIASSHYSVRELVEFFGIDERKISVLYHGVRAEWFDAPAPEARDATLAQYGLQAGYYLFVGTLQPRKNVERLLDAYLSLPPVLRAARQLVIVGAPGWRSAELIQRLKAARERGENVVWLGSLTDNHQLRHLYAGAGAFVFPSLHEGFGLPLLEAFASGVPVACAHATSLPEVAQGAALEFDPLSVGEIAAAMTTLARDDSTRARLIAAGRIRALEMTWDEAARRTADVYRQVLAA, encoded by the coding sequence GTGACCGGCGCTGTAACGCCACTGCGGGTAGGCCTGTCCACCACCACGATCGAACCGGCGCTGACCGGCGGCCGGTTCGACGGCATCGGCGTCTTCACCCGCGCCTTGCTCGACCATTTGCCGGGCGCCGGCGTGGACGTGGTGCCGTTCAGCTTTGCGCCGCCCGGCGGCTTGCAGAAGCTGAGCGCGGGCCGCGCGCTGCCGCTATCGTTCCCGGTCGCCACGCTGGGCGACATGCTGCTGCCGTCCGGCGCCTATCTCGACGTGAGCCGCACCCTGACCAGTGATGGTGCCGCTCCGCTGGACCTGTTCCACGCCACCGACTACCGCATCGTGCGCATGGACTGCCCGGTGGTGGCAACCCTGCACGACGCGCTGCCGATCTCGCACCCGCAGTGGTGCAATCCCAAGTGGCGGCGTTTGAAAAACTGGCTGCAGATCCGCGCCGCGCGCAAGGCGCAGCACGTGATCGCGTCGTCGCACTATTCGGTGCGCGAACTGGTGGAATTCTTCGGCATCGACGAGCGCAAGATCAGCGTGCTCTATCACGGCGTGCGCGCCGAATGGTTCGATGCGCCGGCGCCGGAGGCGCGCGACGCCACCCTGGCGCAGTATGGTCTGCAGGCCGGCTACTACCTGTTTGTGGGCACCCTGCAGCCGCGCAAGAACGTCGAGCGCCTGCTGGACGCCTACCTATCGCTGCCGCCGGTGCTGCGCGCGGCGCGCCAGCTGGTGATCGTCGGTGCGCCGGGCTGGCGCAGCGCCGAACTGATACAGCGATTGAAGGCGGCGCGCGAACGCGGCGAAAACGTCGTCTGGCTCGGCAGCCTGACCGACAACCACCAGCTGCGCCACCTGTACGCGGGCGCCGGTGCGTTCGTATTCCCGTCGCTGCACGAGGGCTTCGGCCTGCCGCTACTCGAAGCGTTTGCCAGCGGCGTGCCGGTGGCCTGCGCGCACGCCACGTCGCTGCCCGAGGTGGCGCAGGGTGCGGCGCTGGAATTCGATCCGTTGTCGGTGGGCGAGATTGCCGCCGCCATGACCACGCTGGCGCGTGATGACAGTACGCGGGCGCGGCTGATCGCTGCCGGCCGTATCCGCGCGCTGGAGATGACGTGGGACGAGGCGGCGCGCCGCACCGCCGACGTCTATCGGCAAGTGCTGGCAGCGTGA
- a CDS encoding MHYT domain-containing protein, giving the protein MGLQVVDQAKSATTRGLRATMLATGSLALGCGVWAMHFIGMLAFDLCTIVEYDPGVTMLSVLPSLGASWVALNIIGRRELTTGALLTGGVLTGAGIGAMHYTGMAAMRTNLYLQYDPAMFALSIVVAVGLATLAIWIRFGVRSLRQHVRPSFLGVLAAFVMGCAIAGMHYTGMAAARFTGVPIAVDGVGRNTGFLALSITVITVAITVFVLAANGVLRYRDLYRQLSESERWMRALLTTTIDGVVTVDRDGVVHEFNASAERIFGWRRDEIIGRNIRLLMTDGDRSEHEGLLKFLRQGDDAGANAGANTVNEVIALRKDGGVVPIRRAIGHARVEHRDLFVLFITDISERRAIMQALRANEQQFRSLIRNIPGISFRSSMGYDAPPVFVSDGMERLAGFPAGDFVGPQRTRTLGTLVLPEDREYVEAEISRSVERLSAYQVEYRIRHADGSIRSMWEHGAVTRDESNPAIVWIDGVILDITERRQMEEELRQAKETAEQAAAARASFLANMSHEIRTPMNAILGFTDVLLDTELDPAQRRHLGTVRKEGRSLLRLLNEVLDTAKLDKGAVELEPDDYSLLGLIDELASTFGGNARAKGLTIDIEYDPSLPTWLHGDELRMRQILGNLLDNAIKFTSAGKITLRAGARHGQLQIAVQDTGIGIAPERQAAIFDPFTQADASMTRRFGGTGLGTTISRQLVALMGGTISVTSVPGEGATFTVLLPLEPARAHDGPGQSAERSDYPLPPLRFLAVDDVPQNLELLSLMLARRGHTLQTASDGAIAVQLTGDHTYDIVLMDVQMPLMDGLAATRAIRTRERERARLSGQPLTRVPIVAMTASVLAAHRQATTDAGMDGFASKPVDWFALSHEIAQVLRLPPMEHGTQADTPARQRVLNHKAGLQRWAGKEAVYQHALGRFAADYNDGAATLATLLAAPTASRLADAQAWCHRVRGVAANLGLEQLAATLAHIEKLCGAPPRDADVPLDAELAQQQRQLASQLEAALGAIHAMQAITTRRDAANARTRDDDDAGQGADMPAAAAATPAHAFDPAAARVRAEALLPPLRRGALDDAALAALVASLAGAPAAVLKHLAALHGALDDFDFPLAASTLEAILDSLSKES; this is encoded by the coding sequence ATGGGATTGCAAGTCGTCGACCAGGCCAAGTCGGCCACCACGCGCGGCCTGCGCGCCACCATGCTGGCCACCGGCAGCCTGGCGCTGGGCTGCGGCGTGTGGGCCATGCACTTCATCGGCATGCTCGCCTTCGACCTGTGCACGATCGTCGAGTACGATCCCGGCGTGACCATGCTGTCGGTGCTGCCCAGCCTGGGCGCCTCGTGGGTTGCGCTCAACATCATCGGCCGGCGCGAGCTGACCACCGGCGCCCTGCTTACCGGCGGCGTGCTGACCGGAGCCGGCATCGGCGCCATGCATTACACCGGCATGGCAGCCATGCGCACCAACCTGTACCTGCAATACGATCCGGCCATGTTCGCGCTATCGATCGTGGTGGCCGTGGGCCTAGCCACGCTGGCGATCTGGATCCGCTTCGGCGTGCGCAGCCTGCGCCAGCATGTGCGCCCCAGTTTCCTCGGCGTGCTCGCGGCATTCGTGATGGGCTGCGCCATCGCCGGCATGCACTACACCGGGATGGCAGCGGCGCGCTTTACCGGCGTGCCGATCGCTGTCGATGGCGTGGGCCGGAACACCGGTTTCCTGGCGCTGTCGATCACGGTCATCACGGTGGCCATCACGGTGTTTGTCCTGGCCGCCAACGGCGTGCTGCGCTACCGCGACCTGTACCGCCAGTTGAGCGAGAGCGAGCGCTGGATGCGCGCCCTGCTCACCACCACCATCGACGGCGTGGTGACGGTGGACCGCGACGGCGTGGTCCACGAATTCAACGCCTCGGCCGAGCGCATCTTCGGCTGGCGCCGCGACGAAATAATCGGCCGCAATATCCGCCTGTTGATGACCGACGGCGACCGGTCCGAACACGAAGGCCTGCTCAAGTTCCTGCGCCAGGGCGACGATGCCGGCGCGAACGCCGGTGCCAACACGGTCAACGAAGTGATCGCGCTGCGCAAGGACGGCGGTGTGGTGCCGATCCGGCGCGCCATCGGCCACGCGCGGGTGGAACACCGCGACCTGTTCGTGCTGTTCATTACCGACATCAGCGAGCGGCGCGCGATCATGCAGGCGCTGCGCGCCAACGAGCAGCAGTTCCGCTCCCTGATCCGCAACATTCCCGGCATCTCGTTCCGCAGCAGCATGGGCTACGACGCGCCGCCGGTATTCGTCAGCGACGGCATGGAGCGCCTGGCCGGTTTTCCCGCCGGCGATTTCGTCGGCCCGCAGCGCACCCGCACCCTCGGCACGCTGGTGCTGCCCGAGGACCGCGAGTATGTCGAAGCGGAGATCAGCCGCAGCGTCGAACGGCTGTCCGCCTACCAGGTCGAGTACCGCATCCGCCACGCCGACGGCAGCATCCGCTCGATGTGGGAGCACGGCGCCGTCACCCGCGACGAGAGCAACCCGGCCATCGTCTGGATCGACGGCGTGATCCTCGACATCACCGAGCGGCGCCAGATGGAAGAAGAACTGCGCCAGGCCAAGGAGACCGCCGAACAGGCGGCCGCCGCGCGCGCCAGCTTCCTGGCCAATATGAGCCACGAAATCCGCACGCCGATGAACGCCATCCTCGGCTTCACGGACGTGCTGCTCGATACCGAACTCGATCCGGCCCAGCGCCGCCACCTGGGCACCGTGCGCAAGGAAGGCCGCTCGCTGCTACGGCTGCTCAACGAAGTGCTCGACACCGCCAAGCTCGATAAAGGCGCGGTGGAACTGGAACCGGACGATTACAGCCTGCTCGGACTGATCGACGAACTGGCCTCCACTTTTGGGGGCAACGCGCGCGCCAAGGGGCTGACCATCGACATCGAATACGACCCGTCGCTGCCCACCTGGCTGCACGGCGACGAGCTGCGCATGCGGCAAATCCTCGGCAACCTGCTGGACAACGCGATCAAGTTCACCAGCGCCGGCAAGATCACGCTGCGCGCCGGCGCGCGCCATGGCCAGTTGCAGATCGCGGTGCAGGACACCGGCATCGGCATCGCGCCCGAGCGCCAGGCCGCCATCTTCGATCCGTTCACCCAGGCCGACGCGTCGATGACGCGGCGCTTCGGCGGCACCGGCCTTGGCACCACCATCAGCCGCCAGCTGGTCGCCCTCATGGGCGGCACCATCAGCGTCACCAGTGTGCCCGGCGAAGGCGCCACCTTCACCGTGCTGCTGCCGCTGGAACCTGCACGCGCCCACGACGGCCCCGGCCAGAGCGCGGAACGCAGCGACTATCCGCTGCCGCCGCTGCGCTTCCTGGCGGTGGACGACGTGCCGCAGAACCTGGAACTGCTGTCGCTGATGCTGGCCCGGCGCGGCCACACCCTGCAAACGGCCAGCGACGGCGCCATCGCCGTGCAACTCACCGGCGACCACACGTACGACATCGTGCTGATGGACGTGCAGATGCCGCTGATGGACGGCCTGGCCGCCACCCGCGCCATCCGCACCCGCGAGCGCGAACGCGCGCGCCTGTCGGGCCAGCCCCTGACCAGGGTACCGATCGTGGCCATGACCGCCAGCGTGCTGGCCGCGCACCGGCAAGCCACCACCGATGCCGGCATGGACGGTTTCGCGTCCAAGCCGGTGGACTGGTTCGCGCTGTCGCACGAGATCGCGCAGGTGCTGCGCCTGCCGCCGATGGAACACGGCACGCAAGCGGACACGCCGGCGCGCCAGCGCGTACTCAACCACAAGGCCGGCCTGCAGCGCTGGGCCGGCAAGGAAGCCGTGTACCAGCACGCGCTGGGCCGCTTTGCCGCCGACTACAACGACGGCGCGGCCACCCTGGCCACGCTGCTGGCTGCGCCCACCGCCTCGCGCCTGGCGGACGCGCAAGCCTGGTGCCACCGCGTGCGCGGCGTGGCCGCCAACCTGGGACTGGAGCAACTGGCGGCCACGCTGGCCCACATCGAAAAACTGTGCGGCGCGCCGCCGCGCGACGCCGACGTGCCGCTCGACGCCGAACTGGCGCAGCAGCAGCGGCAACTGGCCAGCCAGCTCGAAGCGGCGCTGGGCGCCATCCACGCCATGCAGGCGATCACCACCCGCCGCGACGCCGCCAACGCCCGTACCCGCGACGACGACGATGCCGGGCAGGGTGCGGACATGCCTGCCGCTGCCGCCGCCACCCCGGCGCACGCCTTCGACCCGGCCGCCGCGCGCGTCCGCGCCGAAGCGCTGCTACCGCCGCTGCGGCGCGGCGCGCTGGACGACGCCGCACTGGCGGCGCTGGTCGCCAGCCTGGCCGGCGCCCCCGCCGCCGTGCTCAAACACCTGGCGGCGCTGCATGGCGCCCTTGACGATTTCGACTTCCCGCTGGCGGCATCCACGCTGGAAGCAATACTGGACAGCCTGTCCAAGGAGAGCTGA
- a CDS encoding response regulator → MPLSEKKLPLILAVDDEASNLQLLRHILQDQYRLLFAKDGQRALELAVQESPQLILLDVMMPGMTGYETCRLLKRDPATHDIPVIFVTALGDATDEVVGFETGAVDYITKPVSPPIVRARVRTHLSLVRADELKRTRLEIVQRLGLAAEYKDNETGLHVIRMSHYARTLGLALGMSEEEADDLLHAAPMHDVGKIGIPDSILQKPGPLDAEEWKVMQSHASIGGDIIGRHESGMLAMAHLLAVTHHEKWDGSGYPNGLKGEEIALVGRIVAIADVFDALTSARPYKQAWPVEQAVEYLQQQRGKHFEPRLVDLFIEQMPALLEIKQRWAEHS, encoded by the coding sequence ATGCCTTTGAGTGAAAAAAAATTGCCGCTGATTCTGGCGGTGGACGATGAAGCGAGCAACCTGCAATTGCTGCGCCACATCCTGCAAGACCAGTACCGGCTGCTGTTTGCCAAGGACGGCCAGCGCGCGCTGGAACTGGCGGTGCAGGAGTCGCCGCAACTGATTTTGCTTGACGTGATGATGCCGGGGATGACCGGCTACGAGACCTGCCGCCTGCTCAAGCGTGATCCGGCCACCCACGACATCCCGGTGATTTTCGTCACCGCCCTCGGTGACGCCACCGACGAAGTGGTGGGCTTCGAAACCGGCGCCGTGGATTACATCACCAAGCCGGTCAGCCCGCCCATCGTGCGCGCCCGCGTCCGCACCCACCTGTCGCTGGTGCGTGCGGACGAACTCAAACGCACGCGCCTGGAAATCGTCCAGCGCCTGGGCCTGGCCGCCGAGTACAAGGACAACGAGACCGGCCTGCACGTGATCCGCATGAGCCACTACGCGCGCACCCTGGGCCTGGCCCTTGGCATGAGCGAAGAAGAAGCGGACGACCTGCTGCACGCAGCGCCCATGCACGACGTGGGCAAGATCGGCATCCCCGACAGCATCCTGCAAAAACCGGGGCCGCTCGACGCCGAAGAATGGAAGGTGATGCAGTCGCACGCCTCGATCGGCGGCGACATCATCGGCCGCCACGAGAGCGGCATGCTGGCCATGGCGCACCTGCTGGCGGTCACGCACCACGAAAAATGGGACGGCAGCGGTTATCCAAATGGTTTGAAGGGGGAGGAAATTGCGCTGGTGGGAAGGATCGTGGCAATCGCCGACGTGTTCGACGCGCTGACGTCGGCGCGGCCCTACAAGCAGGCGTGGCCCGTGGAACAGGCGGTGGAATATCTGCAGCAGCAGCGCGGCAAGCACTTCGAGCCAAGGCTGGTCGATCTCTTTATTGAACAGATGCCCGCGCTGCTTGAGATCAAGCAGCGCTGGGCAGAGCATTCTTAG
- a CDS encoding sensor histidine kinase, producing MADWLRQPNRLWGASIAAKLVLGYGLLGTISIAVVSVVFYTGTIGVLDQNLDGKIVAQAQRLLHRANADGHAHLIEEVRRLLADGIDSDREIFQLLDSEGNTLAGNLGSWPQAEGETEASTLPQMLSADVVREGHLKPARLYLRPLDGGGMLIVGRDLSEQEAVRELIWDALLAGAGVSLLLTVAGAWLFRRTIENKLGEIRGTAARIEAGDLSHRIAISGDDEFARLNRDINRMLDRIELLMEGIRHVSNAIAHDLRTPLSRIRGRLDDALRREASVERLAGASHDAIDDIDDLIRLFERLLQIAEVESGMRTSMFERLDLGRVVADIGEMYEASAEDDNITLSVDAPESLYVDGDRNLLASAIASLLENAIKYAGPGSAVRIRAGLHHGMAAIAVSDNGPGIPAQELDKVTQRFYRLDKSRHLPGNGLGLSIVAATATAHGGRLALEDNAPGLVARLVLPLAGSQLS from the coding sequence TTGGCTGACTGGCTGCGCCAGCCCAATCGGTTATGGGGCGCGTCGATCGCCGCCAAGCTGGTGCTGGGCTACGGCCTGCTGGGCACCATCTCGATCGCGGTGGTGTCGGTGGTGTTTTATACCGGCACCATCGGCGTGCTCGATCAGAACCTCGATGGAAAAATCGTCGCCCAGGCGCAGCGCCTGCTGCACCGCGCTAACGCCGATGGCCATGCGCACCTGATCGAAGAAGTGCGGCGCCTGCTGGCCGATGGTATCGACAGCGACCGCGAGATCTTCCAGCTGCTCGACAGCGAGGGCAATACCCTGGCCGGCAATCTCGGTTCGTGGCCGCAGGCCGAGGGCGAAACCGAGGCCAGCACCCTCCCGCAAATGCTCAGCGCCGACGTCGTGCGCGAGGGCCACCTGAAGCCGGCGCGCCTGTACCTGCGCCCGCTCGATGGCGGCGGCATGCTGATCGTCGGCCGCGACCTGAGCGAGCAGGAAGCCGTGCGCGAGTTGATCTGGGATGCGCTGCTGGCCGGCGCTGGCGTGTCGCTGCTGCTGACGGTGGCCGGCGCCTGGCTGTTTCGCCGCACCATCGAGAACAAGCTGGGCGAGATACGCGGCACTGCCGCCCGCATCGAGGCCGGCGATTTGAGCCACCGTATCGCGATCAGCGGCGACGACGAATTCGCGCGCCTGAACCGCGACATCAACCGCATGCTCGACCGCATCGAGCTGCTGATGGAAGGCATCCGGCACGTCTCCAACGCCATCGCCCACGACCTGCGCACGCCGCTCTCGCGCATTCGCGGCCGGCTCGACGACGCGCTGCGCCGCGAGGCCAGCGTGGAGCGGCTGGCAGGCGCCTCGCACGACGCCATCGACGATATCGACGACCTGATACGCCTGTTCGAGCGCCTGCTGCAAATTGCCGAGGTGGAGTCGGGCATGCGCACCAGCATGTTCGAGCGGCTGGACCTGGGCCGCGTGGTGGCCGACATCGGCGAGATGTACGAGGCCAGCGCGGAAGACGACAACATTACCCTGAGCGTGGACGCGCCGGAGTCGCTGTACGTGGACGGCGACCGCAATCTGCTTGCCAGCGCGATTGCCAGCCTGCTGGAAAACGCCATCAAGTACGCTGGGCCGGGATCGGCGGTGCGCATCCGCGCCGGCCTGCACCACGGCATGGCGGCAATCGCGGTCAGCGACAATGGTCCCGGCATCCCGGCGCAGGAGCTGGACAAGGTGACGCAGCGCTTCTACCGGCTCGACAAGAGCCGCCACTTGCCTGGCAACGGCCTGGGACTGTCGATCGTCGCTGCCACCGCCACCGCGCACGGCGGCCGGCTGGCGCTGGAAGACAATGCGCCGGGACTGGTGGCGCGGCTGGTGCTGCCGCTGGCCGGTTCCCAGCTATCCTGA